In the genome of Bordetella avium, the window CAAACAAATGGCTGAGCTCGCCTGCGTGGGCGAGCAACATTGGCGAAAGTACACAGGCGGATCAACTCCGCGAGAAATGCCCTACCCCAATCTGTTCCATCTTGCCGCCCGACTTGCCTTGAGCCCCGCCGAACTGGCGCGAGTTGTGGAAAAAATGCGCGAAATCGGTGCGGAGTTCGACTTCACCGAACCGCCTACGGCGTAACTCCCCGCGCATCGGCCGGCTGCAGGCCCGGCGTTTTAAACCAAACCGTACCGCGCCTGGATACCAGGGCCCGACGCCAATGAAGCGCTGCCACTACAGCAAGGGCAACCTGCGCGGCAC includes:
- a CDS encoding helix-turn-helix domain-containing protein, producing the protein MTYTAPTPAQLQALKTALDYTGKQMAELACVGEQHWRKYTGGSTPREMPYPNLFHLAARLALSPAELARVVEKMREIGAEFDFTEPPTA